The Roseomonas haemaphysalidis genome segment CCATGCCGCTCGTCCTGCTGGATGCGCTCGAAGGTGTGCTCCACGGCGGCGCGGGGGCCTTCCAGCACCTGGGCGAAGCAGCCGGCGTTGAACATCAGCGCGCCGGACACGCCGGCATGGGCGTTGTTGCGCCGGCTGGCGGCCAGGATGTCGCGCAGCGCGTCGTCCAGCGACCCCCGCACGTGGTTGCGGCTGTAGTAGACGAGGCGGTGGACCGGGTGGCTCATGCGATGCTTTCTGCGGGTTCGAGGGGGTGGGACGCCTGCCGGGCCAGGGCCCCCGCGTCTGCCGCGGGCATCGGCCGGCCGGTGAGGTAGCCCTGCACGGCATCGCAGCCCGCGCCCTGGATGCGCGACAGCTGCTGCGGCGTTTCCACCCCCTCCGCCACCGTGCGCATGCCCAGGCTGGCGCCCAGTGCCGCGACGGCGCGGATGATGGCGCCCGCCTCGGCATCGGCATCGGCGCCGCGCACAAAGGACTGGTCGATCTTGATCTTGTCGAAGGGAAACTTGCGCAGGTAGCTGAGCGAGGAATAGCCGGTGCCGAAATCGTCCATCGAGATGCGCACGCCCATGCCGCGCAGCGCGTGCAGCGCTTCCAGCACCGGGGCGCTGCTGTCCATCAACGCGCCTTCCGTGATCTCCAGCTCCAGCCGCGACGGCTCCAGCCCGGACGCCGCGAGCGCCGCGCCGACCACGGCCACCAGCCGATTGCCGCGGAACTGCACCGGGGAGATGTTCACCGCGATGGACAGTGGCGCCGGCCAGCCCGCCGCCTGCAGGCAGGCCGTCCGCAGCACCCATTCGCCGATCGGCGCGATCAGGCCGATCTCCTCCGCCAGCGGAATGAACTCGGCCGGGGACACGGGGCCCCGCACCGGGTCGCGCCAGCGCAGCAGCGCCTCGAACCCCAGCAACCGGCTGGACGGCAGGTCCACCTGCGGCTGGTAGGCGAGGTCGAACTGCTTGAGCGCGACCGCCCGCCGCAGGTCGATCTCCAGCTGCCGGCGCGCCTGCATGGCGACGTCCATGCTGTCCTGAAAGAACCGGAAGGTGCCGCGCCCCTCGGCCTTGGCGCGGTACAGGGCCATGTCGGCGCGCTGCAGCAGGATGTCCGGCTCCGCCGCGTCGTCCGGCGCGCGCGCGATGCCGATGCTGGCGCCGATGTTGACGGCATGGCCGAGCACCACGTAGGTGCGGCCCAGCAGGTCCACCAGCCGGGTGGCCAGCGCCTCGGCCGCCCCGGGCTGGCCGGGGCGGGACTGCAGCACCACGAACTCGTCGCCGCCCAGCCGCGCCACCAGGTCGGTGCCGCGCGTGGCGTTGCGCAGCCGCTCGGCCACCTTCACCAGCAGCGCGTCCCCCACCGCGTGGCCCAGCGTGTCGTTCACTTCCTTGAAGCGGTCGAGGTCCAGGCTGATGACGGACAGCGGCACCGCGCCCGCCATGCCGGGGCCGAGCTGGCGGGACAACTCCGCCTGCAGGCCGCGGCGGTTGGTCAGCCCGGTGAGCGGGTCGCGCGCCGCCAGCTCCGCGTCGTGTACGTAGCCGGTGACATCGAACAGGGTGATCACGGCGCCGCCGCAGGGCAGCGGCTGGCAGCGGCTGTCCAGCACCTGCCCGCCCGGCAGGCCCAGGCGGCTTGGCGCCCCGGGCGTGCCCGCGCCGGCCGCCGCGGCGACGGCGCTGCCGCCGGAAGCCCCGCTCAGGCCGAACAAGCTGCGCAGGTCGAGCCCGACCGGCTGGATCGGCGCGAAGAACGCCACCGCCTGCGGGTTGGCGAGCGCGACCCGCCCGCCGCCGTCCAGCACCAGCACCCCGGCGCCCAGCCCGTCCAGCGCGTCGGCCAAGCCGGGCCGGTGGGGTGGCGGCGGGTCGTTGTCGCGGGGGTGCATCGTGCTGCCTGTCGGAATGCTGGACGCCATTCTCGGCCGGCAATGGTGAAGATTCCGTGGATGCCGGGCTCAGCCGGCATCCGGCCCGGCGGGCGCGAACACGCTGACGCAGCCTGGCAACAGCCGGAACATCGCCGGCGTCATGGTGGTCAGCTCGCCATCGGTGTTCACCGGCATGGGCCGCTTGGTCGCCACCGCGCAGGACTGGGCGGGAAAGGCGCGCACGTCCTTCCAGTGCCGGTGCGTGCCGCGTCGCAGCGCCGGCAGCAGCGCCAGCAGCCGCCACCAGTGGTCCACCTCCAGGCTGTAGACGTCGAGCTTGCCGTCATCCGGCGAGGCATGGTCGGCCACCGTCATGCCGCCGCCATAGTGACGGCCGTTGCCGACCGAGAGCTGGATGCTGCGGATCTTGCGCACCCGCCCCTCCTGCGTGATCCAGGCGGTGAAGGGCCGCAGGCGCCGCAGCAGGCGGAAGGCGGCGATGGCGTATCCCAGCCGGCCCCAGCGCCGCTTGGCCTCGGCCGTCAGCTCCTGCGCCAGCTCGGCGCTGAAGCCGATGCTGGCGACGTTGAAGAACGGAATGCCATTGACGGTGCCGAGGTCGATCCGCCGCGTATGCCCGGCCGCGATCACCCGCGCCGCCGCCGCCAGGTCCGGCCCGATGCCCAGGCTGCGCGCTAGGTCGTTGGCGGTGCCGAGCGGCAGGATGCCGAAGGGCAGGCCGGTGCGCAGCAGGGCGGGTGCCGCGGCGTTCAGCGTGCCGTCGCCGCCGCCCAGCACCACGGCCGAGAAGCGCTCGGCCGCGCGCGACAGAATGGCGTCGGCCGGCATCTGGCCGGGCGGGCCGGCATGCTCCACCACCTCGGCGCCGCTGGCGCGCAGGATCTCGATGGCCGGGGCCAGCGCGGCGGTGCCGTTGCGCGCGCGGGGGTTGGCCAGCAGCAGGAACCTTTGGGCGGGGGCGGTGGGCAGGGGCATGTCTCCGGCGGCCACGCGGCAACGCGCCAAAGCCCCCGGGGATGCGGCAACCCGATGCGGCAACCACGGGCGTGGCTCTTGCGCTAGAAACGGATCGGGCGGGAGACAGGGTCATGGCATCCATTGGCGCGCGGTTGCGGGAGCTGGCGCCGGCCGGCCACCGCCGCTGGCGGGAATTCAACTGGTCGCAGTTCGTGGTGCTGGCGGCGGTCTGCGTCTGCGCCGGCGGCCTGTTCGCCTTTGCGCGCATCATGGACGAGGTGGCGGAAGGCGAGACGCACGGCTTCGACCAGGCCATCCTGCTGGCGCTGCGCAACCCGGCCGACCGCGCCGACCCGATCGGGCCGCTGTGGCTGGAGATCATGATGCGGGACTACACCTCGCTCGGCAGCCACGCGGTGCTGGGGCTGATGGGGGTGCTGGCCTTCGGCTACCTGATGCTGGTGCGCAAGCACCTGTCCGCCGGCATGCTGGTCGTGTCCTTTGCCGGCGGCATGGCGTTGAACAGCCTGCTGAAGTTCGGCTTCGCCCGGCCGCGGCCGGACCTGGTGGCCCATCTGGTGGAAGTGCACACCGCCAGCTTTCCCAGCGGCCACGCCATGCTGTCCGCGGTCTGCTACCTGACGCTGGGGGCGCTGCTGGCGGGCGTCGCGCCCGCCCGGCGGTACAAGACCTACATCCTGGCCACCGCCATTGGCCTGACGCTGCTGGTGGGGGCGAGCCGCATCTACCTCGGCGTGCACTGGCCGACGGACGTGCTGGCGGGCTGGTGCCTGGGCGCGGCCTGGGCGATGGCCTGCTGGCTGGTGGTGCGGGGCGGGGTGCTGTGGATGCAGCGGCGGGCGGACCGGGCGGGGGCAGGCCAGGGGGTGCCGCCCCCTGGACCCCCGCCGGGGTGACAGCGCCACCCCCGCCATCCACCTTCGCGCCCCACCCCGAGGGTCGATGCCCCCGGGGACAGAGGGTCGAGCGTGGGTGAATTTTTACAAAAAGGACCCGCTGCAATCAGACGTCCGCCTCGGCCGGAAAGCCCGCATGCTTCCCCATGGCGGGGTCTGGGGGGACACTGTCCCCCCAGCGGGGAAGTCCAGAAGGGGCAGAGCCCCTTCTGGCCCCCTCAACCGTCGAGAAACTCCAGCAGCGCCTCCGCCACCTCCCCCGGCACCACCACATGCGCGTTGTGCCCGCCATAGGGCAGCACCCGCAGCGCCGCCTCCGGGATGGCGCCCGCCAGTTCCTCCGAGCATTCCAGCGGCGTGCTCATGTCGTCCGCGACGCCCAGCACCAGGGTGGGGGCGGCGATGCGGCCCAGGCTGTTGCGCCGGTCGTGCCGCAGGCAGGCTTCCATCCGGGCGACCATGGTTTCCGTGCCCGGAAAGGCGGCGATGGCGGCGGGCAGGCCGGCGGCCAGGGCGGCGTCGTGTTGCACGATCCAGCGCGGCGGGTAAATGCCGATGGGGCCGGTGCGCAGGAATTCCTCGACGCCAAGGCCCAGTAGCATCTGCCGCCGCATGGTCATGACGCGGGCGAAATAGGCGTCGGGCCCGGCCCAACTCGCGTAAAGCACCAGCCGGTCCACGCGGGCCGGATGATCGGCCGCCAGCGCCTGCGCCACGGCGCCGCCCAGCGAATGGCCGACGACGTGGGCACGCTCCAGGCCCAGGTGGTCCATCAGCCCCAGCACGTCCCGGGCGATCTGGTCGACCGAGAAGGCGCCGTCCCAGCGGCTGCTGCCGCCGAGGCCGCGATGGTCGTGGGTGATGACGCGGAACCGCCGCGCGAGGGCCGGCACCACCGCCTGCCAGGGCTGCGCCAGCCCGTTGAGGCCGGACACCAGCAGCAGCGGCGGCCCGGCACCGGCCTCCTGGTAGTGCAGGTCGCCCCAGTCCAGGGGTGCGGCGGGCATGCGTCAGCGCGCCTGGATCAGCGCGGCGGCGGAGTTCCGCTCCAGCCCGAACTTCGCCAGCGCGGTGGCGTAGCTGCCGTCGGCCACCGCCGCCTGCAGCGCCTGGGTCACCGCCTGGCGCAGCACGGTGGCGGATTTCGGAAAGGAGATGACGATGAGCTGCTCTGTCAGCGGCGCGCCGATCATGGCGTAGACGCCGGGCTCCTGGCTCATGGTGTAGGGCACGGATTCGCTGCTTTGCACGGTGGCGTCCACGCGGCCCTGGCGCAGCTGCAGCCGGGCGGCGGGGGTGCCGTCGGCTTCCTGCACCTCGATCGCGGGGCGGCCGGCGGGCAGGCAGTGCTCGGTGCTCCAGCGGCGCATGGCGGCGTCAAAGCGGTTGCGGCGATTGGCGCTGACCTTCAGGCCGCACAGGTCCAGCGGCGTGGCGATGGGGGCGTGGCTGCTCAGCGTATAGGGCTGCATGCCGGTGGTCAGGTAGGGCAGGTAGTCCAGCCGGTCGGCGGCTTCCGGCGCGTCCAGCATGCTGAAGGCGAGGTCGACGCGGCCGGTCGCCAGCGAGTTCACCGCGGATTCATAGGAGGTATCCTGCCAGGCGAGGCCGAGGCCGAGGCGGCGCGCGATGTCGGTGGCGAGGTCGACGTCGACACCGGTGAGCGTGTTGGTTTCGGGCACCTTGTAGGCCATCGGCGGAAAGGCGGCAAACAGCGCGATGGTCAGCGTCTTGCGGGCCGCGATCTCGGGCGGCAACGGCGGGGACCCGGTTTGCGCGGCGGCGGGCAGGGCGGCGAGACAGCAAAGCAGGCCGGCGGCGAGGAAGCAGCGGGGTGTCATGGCGGTGGTCCTGGGCTGGCGGTGACGGACCAAGCAAGCGTGGCGCAACAGCTTGCCCCGCCGCTACGCCTGCCGGTCACTGCTGCCGGCAGAAAACGACCAAGTTTCAGGCAAGGCATAACGGCAGCCTCTTGTTGCCCACGATTTCTGATAACAGAACGGCCTGAGTGCCTCATCGCTGAGCGAGACGCCCCACGCTTGGCAGGGCCGGTCATCAGCGGTATGGTAGTATCCCAACAGGCCGGAACCACCCGCCAGCTGCCCGGGAGCCCAAGCCCATGACCCCCTTGCAGGACATCCTGGCGCCGCTCGACGCCGGGGAACAGAATGGCCCCGTCGGGCTCGCCATCGCGCTGCTGCTGCGCGAGCACATCATCACCAACCGCCTGTCGCCCGGGCAGGCCCTGCCGGAAAGCGAGGTCGCCAGCCTGCTCGGCGTCAGCCGCCAGCCAGTGCGCGAGGCGCTGATCCGCCTGTCGGAAGGCGGGCTGGTGCGCATCCTGCCGCAGCGGGGCACGCTGGTCACGCGCATCTCGCGCCAGGCGGTGGAAGGCGGGCGCTTTGTGCGCGACGCGGTGGAGCGCGCGGTGGTGCGCGAAGCCGCGAAACGCGCCCCGCCCGGCGCCACCGACGCCATGCACCGGCTGATCGACGCGCAGCAGGCCGCCCTGGTCGCCGAGGACCACGCCGGCTTTCTGCGGCTGGACGACGCGCTGCACGCCGCCTTCGCCGCCGCCATGGGCCGGCCCGGCGCCTGGGCGGCGCTGGGCGACGTCAAGCTGCAGATGGACCGCGTGCGCTACCTCAGCATTCCCGACGCGACGCCCGCGGCGCTGCTGGTGGCGCAGCACCGCGCCATCGTGGATGCCATCGCCGCCGGCGATGCCGACGGGGCGGAGGCGGCCATGCGCACGCACCTGTCCGAGGTGCTGTCCGCCCTGCCGAAGCTGACGGAACGCTTTCCCGACCATTTCGAAAAGGCCGCGCCATGTTCACCGCCCCCCGCCTGAGCGCGGCGCTGCTGCCGGCATTGCCCGGCGCCGTCCGCCGCCCCGGCTATGACCGCGCGGCGCTGCGGACCGGCATCGTGCATCTCGGCCTCGGCGCCTTTCACCGCGCGCACCAGGCCGTCTACACCGAGGACCGGCTGGAGGCGGGGGAGCGTGACTGGGCCATCAGCGGGCTCAGCCTTCGCTCGCCCGCGGTGCGAAACGCGCTGGCGCCGCAGGATGGGCTCTACACCGTGCTGACCCGCGCGCCGGGCGGCGACGAGGCGCGCATCGTCGGCAGCGTGACGGAAGCGCTGACGGTGCCGGAGCAGCCGGAGCTGGCGCTGCGCCGGATGGCCGCGCCCGCCACGCGCATCATCGGCCTGACGGTGACGGAAAAGGCCTATTGCCGCGACGCGGGCGGCGCGCTGGACGAGGCGCACCCCGACATCCGCGCCGATCTCACGGGCGAAGGCTTTCCGCGCAGCGTGCCGGGCCTGCTGGCCGCGGCGCTTCGCGCACGGGCCGACAGCGGCGCCGGCGCGGTGACGCTGATGACCTGCGACAACCTGCCGGACAACGGCGGCACGCTGGCCCGCGTGCTGGCGCGCTTCGTGGCGCTGCGCGACCCGGGGCTGGCGGGCTGGATGGCCGACCACGTCCGCTGTCCCGCCACCATGGTGGACCGCATCGTGCCCGCCACCACGGAGGCCGAGCGCGAGGCCGTCGTAGCGCTGGGCTACGCCGACGCCTGGCCGGTGGTGGCCGAGCCGTTTTCCCAATGGGTGGTGGAGGACCGCTTCGCCGCCGGCCGGCCGCGCTGGGAGGAAGCGGGCGCGCTGCTGGTGGCGGAGGTGCAGGCCTTTGAGCTGATGAAGCTGCGCTGCCTGAACGGCGCGCATTCCTCGCTGGCCTATCTCGGTGCCCTCGCCGGCATTGCCACGGTGAGCGAGGCGATGGCCGAGCCGCTGCTGGCCGCCTTTCTGCAACGCCTTTGGACGCGGGACATCCTGCCCACCCTGCCGCCGGTGCCGGGCATCGACCTGCCGGGCTACACCGCAGAGCTGGAAGAGCGCTTCCGCAATCCCGCCATCCGGCACCGGCTGCTGCAGATCGCCATGGACGGCTCGCAGAAGCTGCCGCAGCGCCTGCTGCGCCCGGCCGCCGAGCGGCTGGCGCAGGGCGCGGTGCCGCGCGCCATCGCCGTCGCCGTCGCCGCCTGGATGGGTT includes the following:
- a CDS encoding BLUF domain-containing protein, which translates into the protein MSHPVHRLVYYSRNHVRGSLDDALRDILAASRRNNAHAGVSGALMFNAGCFAQVLEGPRAAVEHTFERIQQDERHGDVSLLGFGAVEGRAFETWSMAFVGGDRADAGRFGGIARDSGFDPSRMAGDALFATLHRLVLEEEAAGL
- a CDS encoding mannitol dehydrogenase family protein; this translates as MFTAPRLSAALLPALPGAVRRPGYDRAALRTGIVHLGLGAFHRAHQAVYTEDRLEAGERDWAISGLSLRSPAVRNALAPQDGLYTVLTRAPGGDEARIVGSVTEALTVPEQPELALRRMAAPATRIIGLTVTEKAYCRDAGGALDEAHPDIRADLTGEGFPRSVPGLLAAALRARADSGAGAVTLMTCDNLPDNGGTLARVLARFVALRDPGLAGWMADHVRCPATMVDRIVPATTEAEREAVVALGYADAWPVVAEPFSQWVVEDRFAAGRPRWEEAGALLVAEVQAFELMKLRCLNGAHSSLAYLGALAGIATVSEAMAEPLLAAFLQRLWTRDILPTLPPVPGIDLPGYTAELEERFRNPAIRHRLLQIAMDGSQKLPQRLLRPAAERLAQGAVPRAIAVAVAAWMGFLLGGDEAGGSHVIDDPMGARLADVARAAGRDADALSAALFALPEIFEPALATHAGFRAAVRDSLALLLRDGVRPALRAALA
- a CDS encoding transporter substrate-binding domain-containing protein: MTPRCFLAAGLLCCLAALPAAAQTGSPPLPPEIAARKTLTIALFAAFPPMAYKVPETNTLTGVDVDLATDIARRLGLGLAWQDTSYESAVNSLATGRVDLAFSMLDAPEAADRLDYLPYLTTGMQPYTLSSHAPIATPLDLCGLKVSANRRNRFDAAMRRWSTEHCLPAGRPAIEVQEADGTPAARLQLRQGRVDATVQSSESVPYTMSQEPGVYAMIGAPLTEQLIVISFPKSATVLRQAVTQALQAAVADGSYATALAKFGLERNSAAALIQAR
- a CDS encoding phosphatase PAP2 family protein translates to MASIGARLRELAPAGHRRWREFNWSQFVVLAAVCVCAGGLFAFARIMDEVAEGETHGFDQAILLALRNPADRADPIGPLWLEIMMRDYTSLGSHAVLGLMGVLAFGYLMLVRKHLSAGMLVVSFAGGMALNSLLKFGFARPRPDLVAHLVEVHTASFPSGHAMLSAVCYLTLGALLAGVAPARRYKTYILATAIGLTLLVGASRIYLGVHWPTDVLAGWCLGAAWAMACWLVVRGGVLWMQRRADRAGAGQGVPPPGPPPG
- a CDS encoding EAL domain-containing protein, translated to MHPRDNDPPPPHRPGLADALDGLGAGVLVLDGGGRVALANPQAVAFFAPIQPVGLDLRSLFGLSGASGGSAVAAAAGAGTPGAPSRLGLPGGQVLDSRCQPLPCGGAVITLFDVTGYVHDAELAARDPLTGLTNRRGLQAELSRQLGPGMAGAVPLSVISLDLDRFKEVNDTLGHAVGDALLVKVAERLRNATRGTDLVARLGGDEFVVLQSRPGQPGAAEALATRLVDLLGRTYVVLGHAVNIGASIGIARAPDDAAEPDILLQRADMALYRAKAEGRGTFRFFQDSMDVAMQARRQLEIDLRRAVALKQFDLAYQPQVDLPSSRLLGFEALLRWRDPVRGPVSPAEFIPLAEEIGLIAPIGEWVLRTACLQAAGWPAPLSIAVNISPVQFRGNRLVAVVGAALAASGLEPSRLELEITEGALMDSSAPVLEALHALRGMGVRISMDDFGTGYSSLSYLRKFPFDKIKIDQSFVRGADADAEAGAIIRAVAALGASLGMRTVAEGVETPQQLSRIQGAGCDAVQGYLTGRPMPAADAGALARQASHPLEPAESIA
- a CDS encoding GntR family transcriptional regulator, whose amino-acid sequence is MTPLQDILAPLDAGEQNGPVGLAIALLLREHIITNRLSPGQALPESEVASLLGVSRQPVREALIRLSEGGLVRILPQRGTLVTRISRQAVEGGRFVRDAVERAVVREAAKRAPPGATDAMHRLIDAQQAALVAEDHAGFLRLDDALHAAFAAAMGRPGAWAALGDVKLQMDRVRYLSIPDATPAALLVAQHRAIVDAIAAGDADGAEAAMRTHLSEVLSALPKLTERFPDHFEKAAPCSPPPA
- a CDS encoding alpha/beta fold hydrolase produces the protein MPAAPLDWGDLHYQEAGAGPPLLLVSGLNGLAQPWQAVVPALARRFRVITHDHRGLGGSSRWDGAFSVDQIARDVLGLMDHLGLERAHVVGHSLGGAVAQALAADHPARVDRLVLYASWAGPDAYFARVMTMRRQMLLGLGVEEFLRTGPIGIYPPRWIVQHDAALAAGLPAAIAAFPGTETMVARMEACLRHDRRNSLGRIAAPTLVLGVADDMSTPLECSEELAGAIPEAALRVLPYGGHNAHVVVPGEVAEALLEFLDG
- a CDS encoding lipid kinase, producing the protein MPLPTAPAQRFLLLANPRARNGTAALAPAIEILRASGAEVVEHAGPPGQMPADAILSRAAERFSAVVLGGGDGTLNAAAPALLRTGLPFGILPLGTANDLARSLGIGPDLAAAARVIAAGHTRRIDLGTVNGIPFFNVASIGFSAELAQELTAEAKRRWGRLGYAIAAFRLLRRLRPFTAWITQEGRVRKIRSIQLSVGNGRHYGGGMTVADHASPDDGKLDVYSLEVDHWWRLLALLPALRRGTHRHWKDVRAFPAQSCAVATKRPMPVNTDGELTTMTPAMFRLLPGCVSVFAPAGPDAG